The following are encoded in a window of Prochlorococcus marinus CUG1417 genomic DNA:
- a CDS encoding DUF4912 domain-containing protein, whose translation MADGIMNKDQLLSLTLRQLRQEASKLSVPLYSRKTKAVLVDLILKYQEKSTKKTYTTPPESKSEETFESNALSSSEEVKTNVVFLPRDPDWAYVFWQISDADREKAQSLGANKLCLRLFDASGSEGSNLNQGTLREIAVDSYSTEWYLPIPLADRDYKVELGYKYGFNWMSLAFSSISHVPGSHPSEQILDKFVPFNLDSTSESIPDISNSIASEQNGMHERLYQAATNIPLRRKVGSEEFMENVNSTNLNDNLTDSGAGKWSSGLNDSGSGIVKNRSFWLVADAELIVYGATEPSAKLTIGGEDVPLAADGTFRIQVPFRDGTQKYDIKAVDVSGEQEKSISMKFDRTTPLDDTNEKDNAETEWF comes from the coding sequence GTGGCTGATGGGATCATGAATAAAGATCAATTACTCTCACTTACCCTCAGACAATTACGTCAAGAAGCAAGTAAATTATCAGTTCCTCTATACAGTCGCAAAACAAAAGCTGTTTTAGTTGATTTAATACTCAAATATCAAGAAAAATCTACAAAAAAAACATACACTACACCCCCTGAGTCAAAATCTGAAGAAACTTTCGAGTCCAATGCTTTAAGCAGTAGTGAAGAAGTTAAAACAAACGTAGTTTTTCTTCCCAGAGATCCAGATTGGGCTTATGTTTTCTGGCAAATTTCTGATGCAGATAGAGAAAAAGCACAGTCTTTGGGAGCTAATAAGTTATGTTTAAGATTATTTGATGCATCTGGTTCTGAAGGAAGCAACTTGAATCAAGGAACACTAAGGGAGATAGCAGTTGATAGTTACAGTACAGAATGGTACTTGCCAATCCCACTTGCAGATAGAGATTATAAAGTTGAATTAGGTTATAAATATGGTTTTAACTGGATGTCATTGGCATTTTCTTCGATAAGCCATGTCCCTGGGTCTCATCCTTCTGAGCAAATTCTTGATAAATTTGTACCTTTTAATTTAGATTCTACCTCTGAGTCAATCCCAGATATTTCTAATTCTATTGCCTCAGAACAAAATGGTATGCATGAAAGATTATACCAAGCGGCAACTAACATTCCTCTCAGAAGAAAAGTTGGTTCTGAAGAATTTATGGAAAACGTAAATTCAACAAACCTTAATGATAATCTTACAGACTCAGGTGCTGGTAAATGGTCATCAGGCTTGAATGATTCTGGAAGCGGAATTGTTAAAAATAGATCTTTTTGGCTCGTCGCTGATGCTGAATTAATTGTTTATGGAGCTACAGAGCCTTCTGCAAAACTGACTATAGGTGGAGAAGATGTACCTCTTGCTGCAGATGGTACTTTTAGAATTCAAGTTCCATTTAGAGACGGGACTCAAAAATATGATATTAAAGCTGTTGATGTATCTGGTGAGCAAGAAAAAAGTATTTCAATGAAATTTGATAGAACAACACCTCTTGACGATACTAATGAAAAAGATAATGCTGAGACTGAATGGTTTTGA
- a CDS encoding type III pantothenate kinase — MVSNINFLLVGNSRLHWAKYSKNQSKFFHTKKEQKVPENIDLDKLIWASVGKLPNFFLKKENEIKTKDIQLSNLPDYFGVDRALACIAALEIIKNPLKKDLLIADFGTILSITKFKSNGSIIGGQLLPGFLTQLKSMEQNTKNLKVPKQYDIPIKDFLINTEEAILKGVINSLTGVINSLYNPEKDILIICGGDSQLLTKSLKTQKENIINAPNLVMEGMIIHHLSTKN; from the coding sequence ATGGTCTCCAATATAAATTTTTTATTAGTAGGTAATAGTAGGCTTCATTGGGCAAAATATTCTAAAAATCAATCTAAATTCTTCCATACCAAAAAAGAGCAAAAAGTTCCCGAAAATATAGATCTTGATAAATTAATTTGGGCTTCAGTAGGAAAACTACCAAATTTTTTTCTGAAAAAAGAAAATGAAATAAAAACTAAAGATATTCAGTTATCAAATCTTCCTGATTATTTTGGAGTTGATAGAGCTCTTGCCTGTATTGCCGCTTTAGAAATTATTAAAAACCCTCTTAAAAAAGATTTGCTAATTGCAGATTTTGGAACAATATTATCAATAACAAAATTTAAGTCGAATGGATCTATTATTGGAGGTCAACTGCTTCCAGGTTTCCTGACACAATTAAAATCAATGGAACAAAATACAAAAAATCTTAAAGTTCCCAAACAATATGATATTCCGATCAAAGATTTTTTAATTAATACAGAAGAAGCAATCTTAAAAGGAGTAATCAACTCTCTTACTGGCGTGATTAATAGTTTATATAATCCCGAAAAGGATATTTTAATAATCTGTGGAGGAGACTCCCAATTACTCACAAAATCTCTAAAGACTCAAAAAGAAAATATTATCAATGCTCCTAATTTAGTTATGGAGGGGATGATTATTCACCACCTGTCCACAAAAAATTAG
- a CDS encoding alpha-D-glucose phosphate-specific phosphoglucomutase, translating to MNQVSVININSPFLDQKPGTSGLRKSTLKFQEEHYLEVFIEAILQSLEDLKCSTLVVGGDGRYGNIEAIEKIVQICIAHKVQKVIVPKYGLLSTPATSHLIRKENAIGGIILSASHNPGGIDGDFGVKLNISNGGPAPEIITNNIFKASQLLTSYKICKIQLPDFSEYGTYPYGETTLEIIDGLTDYSNLMEKIFDFDQISDFLKKDFSLIFDAMNAVTGPYAKNIFVEKMGLPSDCVMNGNPLKDFGGLHPDPNLTYASHLADLLLNKKSYSFGAACDGDGDRNMILGSGCFVNPSDSLAVITANTKCVPGYKDGITGVARSMPTSSAVDNVARVLNIPCFETPTGWKFFGNLLDSNLITLCGEESFGTGSNHVREKDGLWAVLYWLQVLAEKKCSVSDLMQNHWKQFGRNYYSRHDYEAIPSNIANQIFGNLTSMLENLKGNSFAGHLVKVADNFSYLDPIDNSISKNQGIRLVLDDNSRVIVRLSGTGTKGATLRLYFEKFFNPQQNLSLNPQIALRPLINDLDALLKISKLTQMETPTVIT from the coding sequence ATGAATCAAGTTAGTGTAATTAATATCAATTCTCCTTTTCTAGATCAAAAACCAGGTACCTCTGGATTAAGAAAAAGTACTTTAAAGTTTCAGGAAGAACATTATCTAGAAGTTTTTATTGAAGCAATCTTGCAATCATTAGAAGATTTAAAATGTTCAACATTAGTAGTTGGCGGTGATGGCAGATATGGCAATATTGAAGCAATAGAAAAAATTGTACAAATATGTATTGCTCATAAAGTTCAAAAGGTTATTGTTCCAAAATACGGTTTATTATCTACTCCTGCGACATCACATTTAATTAGAAAAGAAAACGCTATTGGTGGAATTATTCTTTCTGCAAGCCATAATCCAGGTGGGATTGATGGCGACTTTGGAGTCAAATTGAATATCTCTAATGGAGGCCCAGCGCCTGAGATAATTACTAATAACATTTTCAAGGCTTCACAATTACTCACTAGTTATAAAATTTGTAAAATTCAATTACCTGATTTTAGTGAATATGGAACTTATCCTTACGGTGAAACCACCTTAGAAATTATTGATGGATTAACAGATTATTCTAATCTGATGGAGAAAATTTTTGACTTTGATCAAATTAGTGATTTTTTAAAAAAAGACTTCTCGTTAATCTTTGATGCAATGAATGCGGTTACAGGCCCATATGCAAAAAATATTTTTGTTGAAAAAATGGGTCTTCCATCTGATTGTGTCATGAATGGTAACCCGTTAAAAGATTTTGGAGGTTTACATCCTGATCCTAATCTTACTTACGCATCCCACTTGGCTGATTTATTACTAAATAAAAAATCTTATAGTTTTGGTGCTGCATGTGATGGAGATGGAGATAGGAATATGATTTTAGGAAGTGGATGTTTTGTAAATCCTAGTGATAGCCTTGCAGTTATAACTGCTAACACAAAATGTGTCCCAGGTTATAAAGATGGTATTACAGGTGTTGCACGATCCATGCCAACCAGCTCAGCGGTTGATAATGTTGCCAGAGTATTAAATATACCTTGTTTTGAGACGCCTACTGGCTGGAAGTTTTTTGGAAATCTTTTAGATTCTAATTTAATTACTTTATGTGGAGAAGAAAGTTTCGGAACAGGTAGTAATCATGTGAGAGAGAAAGATGGACTATGGGCAGTTTTGTATTGGTTACAAGTTTTAGCTGAGAAAAAATGTTCGGTAAGTGATTTGATGCAGAATCATTGGAAGCAATTTGGTAGGAATTATTATTCAAGACATGATTATGAGGCAATTCCCTCAAATATTGCCAATCAAATATTTGGCAATCTAACTTCTATGCTTGAAAATTTAAAAGGAAATAGTTTTGCTGGCCATTTAGTTAAAGTTGCAGATAACTTTTCATATTTAGATCCCATTGATAATTCCATAAGTAAAAATCAAGGTATAAGATTAGTCCTTGATGATAATTCTCGTGTAATTGTGCGCCTTTCTGGAACTGGAACTAAGGGTGCAACATTAAGACTTTACTTTGAGAAATTTTTTAATCCTCAACAGAATCTTTCGTTAAATCCGCAAATCGCTTTAAGACCATTAATAAATGATTTAGACGCTTTATTAAAGATTTCAAAACTTACTCAAATGGAAACTCCTACAGTAATTACATAG
- the sufB gene encoding Fe-S cluster assembly protein SufB: MVNENLVKDVVKEPYKYGFVTDIETEKIAKGLNEDIIKLISQKKEEPKFLLDFRLKAFKKWQNMKEPDWAELGYNKIDYQDIIYYSAPKQKEKISSLDEVDPKLLETFDKLGIPLTEQKKLTNVAVDAVFDSVSIATTFREELAEHGVIFCSISEAVKNHADLIEKYLGTVVPASDNYFAALNSAVFSDGSFVYIPKGVTCPMDLSSYFRINSGDSGQFERTLIIAEESSSVSYLEGCTAPMFDTNTLHAAVVELIALDDASIKYSTVQNWYAGDEEGIGGIFNFVTKRGKCLGKRSKISWSQVETGSAITWKYPSCLLLGEESVGEFYSVALTNNLQQADTGTKMIHIGPNTKSTIVSKGISAGKSKNSYRGLVKMGTKATGSRNYSQCDSMLIGDQASANTFPYIKSQQPNSEIEHEASTCRISEDQLFYLQSRGIEFEEAVSMMVSGFCRDVFNQLPMEFAAEADKLLALKLEGSVG, encoded by the coding sequence ATGGTCAACGAAAATTTAGTTAAAGATGTAGTAAAAGAGCCTTACAAATATGGTTTCGTTACTGATATTGAAACTGAAAAAATAGCAAAGGGATTAAATGAAGATATCATAAAATTAATTTCACAGAAGAAAGAAGAGCCCAAATTCCTTCTTGATTTTAGATTAAAAGCCTTTAAAAAATGGCAAAACATGAAAGAGCCTGATTGGGCAGAATTAGGATATAACAAAATCGATTATCAAGATATCATTTATTACTCTGCTCCTAAGCAAAAAGAGAAAATTTCTAGCTTAGATGAAGTTGATCCTAAACTTCTTGAAACTTTTGATAAATTAGGGATACCCCTCACAGAGCAAAAAAAACTCACAAATGTAGCAGTAGATGCTGTCTTTGATAGTGTTTCTATAGCCACAACTTTTAGAGAAGAACTTGCTGAACATGGAGTTATATTTTGCTCAATTAGTGAAGCAGTAAAAAATCACGCGGATTTGATTGAAAAATATTTAGGTACAGTAGTTCCAGCTAGTGATAATTATTTTGCAGCACTAAATTCAGCAGTTTTTAGTGATGGTTCTTTCGTTTATATCCCAAAAGGTGTTACCTGCCCTATGGATCTATCTTCCTACTTCAGAATTAATAGTGGAGATTCAGGACAATTCGAAAGAACACTAATCATTGCTGAAGAATCAAGTTCTGTAAGTTATCTTGAAGGTTGTACAGCTCCAATGTTTGATACAAATACCCTACATGCAGCAGTTGTAGAGCTTATTGCATTAGACGACGCATCAATAAAATATTCAACAGTACAAAATTGGTATGCGGGTGATGAAGAAGGTATTGGCGGAATTTTTAATTTTGTCACCAAGAGAGGAAAATGTTTAGGCAAGAGAAGTAAAATTAGCTGGTCTCAAGTTGAAACAGGGTCGGCAATTACATGGAAATATCCGAGCTGTCTTCTTTTAGGGGAAGAATCTGTAGGAGAATTTTATTCAGTGGCTCTCACCAATAATCTTCAGCAAGCAGATACCGGCACAAAAATGATTCATATTGGTCCCAATACCAAATCAACCATTGTTAGCAAAGGTATTAGTGCAGGTAAATCAAAAAACAGCTACAGAGGTCTTGTCAAAATGGGAACAAAAGCAACAGGATCAAGAAATTACAGTCAATGTGATTCAATGTTAATAGGGGATCAAGCTTCTGCAAATACGTTCCCTTACATCAAATCCCAACAACCTAATTCTGAAATTGAGCATGAAGCAAGCACATGTAGAATCTCAGAAGACCAACTTTTTTATCTCCAAAGTAGAGGTATAGAATTTGAGGAGGCTGTATCTATGATGGTTAGCGGTTTTTGCAGAGATGTATTTAATCAATTGCCTATGGAATTTGCTGCTGAAGCAGATAAGTTACTGGCACTTAAACTAGAGGGATCAGTAGGTTAA
- a CDS encoding AAA family ATPase encodes MHSENLFTNYSQIENNAPLADKLRPKNLDDFFGQQPILNENSLLRSAILNDKISNFIFSGPPGVGKTTLIEIISFNTRSKLIKLNAVLSSVKELRNEIANAKDRLINSKRKTILFIDEVHRFTAVQQDALLPSIENGTITFIGATTENPLFAVNKALVSRSRIFTLLPLAENDLQKIIQKVISHYSNKKDSKKVYLTQDAISHLIKFSGGDARTLINALEMAIETAAENDAKEININLSIAEDAIQKKNIVYDKNGQNHYDVISAFIKSIRGSDPDATLFWLANMLEAGEDPNFIFRRLLISASEDIGIADPNAIVVVQSCSDAFDRVGFPEGLYFLTQASLYLVMCPKSNSTKSIFKAIETIKSTNAFYVPLHLKNNSNSYVNPHNYPGNCVVQEYLPKSLKGLKIWEPSNNGWEKTQYEELLRRKEN; translated from the coding sequence ATGCATTCAGAAAATTTATTTACTAATTATTCTCAAATAGAAAATAATGCACCTTTGGCAGATAAATTAAGACCAAAGAATTTGGATGATTTTTTTGGTCAACAACCAATTTTGAATGAGAATTCGCTTTTAAGAAGTGCAATATTAAACGATAAGATTAGTAATTTTATTTTTTCCGGCCCTCCAGGTGTTGGAAAAACTACTCTAATTGAAATTATTTCCTTTAATACTCGTTCAAAATTAATTAAGTTAAATGCAGTGTTATCAAGCGTTAAAGAATTAAGAAATGAAATTGCTAATGCAAAAGATAGATTAATAAATTCAAAAAGAAAAACAATTTTATTTATCGATGAGGTACACAGATTTACAGCAGTTCAGCAAGATGCTTTATTACCGTCCATAGAAAATGGAACTATAACTTTTATTGGAGCTACAACTGAAAACCCTCTCTTTGCTGTTAATAAAGCACTTGTTAGCAGGTCTCGTATTTTTACTTTGCTTCCTCTGGCAGAAAATGATTTGCAGAAAATAATACAAAAAGTTATATCTCACTACTCTAATAAAAAAGATTCAAAAAAGGTTTATTTAACTCAAGATGCTATAAGTCATTTAATTAAATTTTCTGGTGGAGATGCAAGAACATTAATCAATGCGCTAGAGATGGCAATAGAAACAGCTGCTGAAAATGATGCTAAAGAAATAAATATTAATCTCTCAATAGCAGAGGATGCAATCCAAAAGAAAAATATTGTTTACGACAAAAATGGTCAAAATCATTACGATGTGATAAGTGCCTTTATCAAGTCCATAAGAGGTTCTGATCCAGATGCAACTTTATTCTGGCTTGCGAATATGCTGGAGGCTGGTGAAGATCCTAATTTTATTTTCAGAAGACTACTTATATCTGCCAGTGAAGATATTGGAATAGCTGATCCAAATGCCATAGTAGTTGTACAATCCTGTTCTGATGCGTTTGATAGAGTTGGTTTTCCAGAAGGATTATATTTTTTAACCCAGGCTTCTTTATATTTAGTTATGTGTCCAAAAAGTAATAGCACAAAAAGTATTTTTAAAGCAATAGAAACAATCAAATCTACCAATGCTTTTTATGTTCCACTTCATTTAAAAAATAATTCTAATAGTTATGTAAATCCTCATAATTATCCGGGTAATTGCGTCGTACAAGAATATTTACCCAAATCCTTAAAAGGTTTAAAAATATGGGAACCAAGTAATAATGGATGGGAAAAAACTCAATATGAAGAACTGCTTAGAAGAAAAGAAAACTAA
- the bcp gene encoding thioredoxin-dependent thiol peroxidase yields the protein MALKVGDKAPEFKLKDSFEKEVSLSDFKGKRIILYFYPKDNTPGCTKEACNFKENWDLLQKNNIVVLGISKDNASSHQKFIEKFNLPFILLTDPEPFKVSSDYDSYGLKKFMGKEYMGMMRNTFLIDTQGNIEKIYLKVKAAIMADHIIADLGLS from the coding sequence ATGGCTCTTAAGGTTGGCGACAAAGCACCAGAATTTAAATTAAAAGATTCTTTTGAGAAAGAAGTTTCTCTTAGTGATTTTAAAGGTAAAAGAATAATACTATATTTTTATCCAAAAGATAATACTCCAGGATGTACTAAAGAAGCATGTAATTTTAAAGAGAATTGGGATTTACTCCAAAAAAATAATATTGTTGTGCTTGGCATTAGTAAGGATAATGCATCATCTCATCAGAAGTTTATAGAAAAATTTAATTTACCTTTTATTCTTTTAACTGATCCTGAACCCTTCAAAGTTTCTTCTGATTACGATAGCTATGGATTGAAGAAATTCATGGGAAAAGAATATATGGGAATGATGAGAAATACTTTTTTAATTGACACTCAAGGTAACATCGAAAAAATTTACTTAAAGGTAAAAGCAGCAATAATGGCTGATCATATAATTGCAGACCTAGGGTTAAGCTAA
- a CDS encoding 4'-phosphopantetheinyl transferase family protein, protein MKLLNEYEYKIPKIWFYEIKGVQDVATIEEIQTAKNLTNSRSKIFLETRAYLRHSLSTLFDLDPLDIPINAHPGEPPSLPSGMGNISLSHCKDAITIVWHKGKIGIDIERTDRDFNYLKFAEKYFFHTNKSIHNNYLTKNMILNQWCAVEAAIKWDHGKLAKDINHWQFFEKPKKLIHKKKNIHLNYSQINFHNWTIALAYEEKTSFNPEIICCSKNF, encoded by the coding sequence TTGAAATTATTAAATGAGTATGAATATAAAATACCAAAAATTTGGTTTTATGAGATTAAAGGTGTGCAAGATGTCGCAACTATAGAAGAAATTCAAACTGCAAAAAACCTAACAAATTCAAGATCAAAGATATTCTTAGAAACAAGAGCCTATTTGCGACATTCACTTTCAACACTTTTTGATTTAGACCCCCTGGATATTCCAATTAATGCTCATCCTGGAGAACCTCCAAGTTTACCCTCTGGCATGGGAAATATCAGTTTAAGTCATTGTAAAGATGCCATTACTATTGTCTGGCATAAAGGCAAAATAGGAATTGATATTGAGAGAACAGATAGAGATTTTAACTATTTAAAATTTGCAGAAAAATATTTTTTTCATACCAATAAATCAATACATAATAATTATTTGACAAAAAATATGATATTAAATCAATGGTGTGCTGTTGAAGCGGCTATAAAATGGGATCATGGGAAATTAGCTAAAGACATTAACCATTGGCAATTTTTTGAAAAACCAAAAAAGTTAATTCATAAGAAGAAAAACATACATTTAAATTATTCACAGATTAACTTCCATAATTGGACTATAGCTTTAGCCTACGAAGAAAAAACTTCTTTTAATCCTGAGATTATTTGTTGTTCGAAAAATTTTTAG
- a CDS encoding phosphoadenylyl-sulfate reductase yields MIEKIHKDIPTNLRKYNQELVDMKPQEMLTWGYEKYDNQFAITTSFGIQSSVLLDMVSKLCLQKKIKIFWIDTGYLAPETYHYAEKLIDNLSLEVEVLQSELSPARMEAKYGKLWETNKESDLDKYHELRKIKPLENGLEKYDIFCWASGVRSSQTENRNKMKLIDVIRQRLSLRPLLNWTNKDIFYYMEENNLPAHPLFIKGYSSVGDWHSSSPDSIEAKGRDTRFGGIKQECGIHTNN; encoded by the coding sequence ATGATTGAAAAAATCCACAAAGATATTCCAACTAACTTGAGGAAATATAATCAAGAGCTAGTAGATATGAAGCCTCAAGAAATGCTTACATGGGGTTATGAAAAGTATGATAATCAATTTGCTATTACAACAAGTTTTGGTATACAGTCATCAGTACTTTTAGATATGGTAAGTAAATTATGTCTACAAAAAAAAATCAAAATATTTTGGATAGATACAGGTTACCTTGCTCCAGAAACATACCATTACGCTGAAAAGCTTATTGATAATTTATCCTTAGAAGTTGAAGTTCTACAAAGTGAATTATCTCCAGCAAGAATGGAGGCCAAATACGGAAAACTTTGGGAAACAAATAAAGAGAGTGATTTAGATAAGTATCATGAATTAAGAAAGATAAAACCTTTGGAAAATGGTCTAGAAAAATATGATATTTTCTGCTGGGCAAGCGGTGTTAGATCAAGTCAAACAGAAAATAGAAACAAAATGAAATTGATAGACGTAATACGTCAAAGACTCTCTTTAAGACCTTTATTAAATTGGACAAATAAAGATATTTTTTATTATATGGAAGAGAATAATTTACCTGCCCATCCACTTTTTATTAAAGGTTATTCTTCTGTAGGCGATTGGCATTCAAGCAGTCCCGATAGTATTGAAGCAAAGGGCAGAGATACAAGATTTGGGGGGATTAAACAAGAATGTGGAATACACACTAATAATTAA
- a CDS encoding NAD(P)/FAD-dependent oxidoreductase yields MKSIQKPIVIVGAGFAGMTFALNLKNLNPSLPILVVDSETNFIFKPLMYEVLSKEISSWEATPKFANIFSDAGITFLRNCLTKISFKENILEFSDDLKLSYQYLVICTGSIPNSFFIKGVDENCYFFNDVHDLNKLNAFLKKSQDTASHKKLFIVGGGPSGIELACKIKDIFKYQFEINVIEKSNEILNKNKIFNREQAEKALEKRKINVLLNSTVKEVSETKISISSEVGITSLDKDIVIWTAGVKPNLSYLETDQITKKFGRILVNNNLQIENHKNCFAIGDISIIEGMEDLPITAQVAMQEGNHLAKNLELLIQGKDPLPFEFQDNGEMISLGTGEASISGLGVTLSGKLAFEARRLIYASKLPDITESLKSASSWIFQKKSIFQKFQKR; encoded by the coding sequence ATGAAATCAATACAAAAACCAATAGTAATAGTTGGAGCAGGTTTTGCAGGTATGACATTTGCTTTGAATTTAAAGAATCTTAATCCTTCTTTACCAATTCTTGTGGTTGATTCTGAAACTAACTTTATATTTAAACCTTTAATGTACGAAGTTTTAAGTAAAGAAATAAGCAGTTGGGAAGCCACCCCAAAATTTGCAAATATTTTTTCTGATGCGGGTATAACTTTTTTAAGAAATTGTTTAACCAAGATTTCCTTCAAAGAAAATATTCTTGAATTTAGTGATGATTTAAAATTAAGTTATCAGTATCTTGTCATCTGTACAGGATCTATTCCAAATAGTTTTTTTATAAAAGGTGTAGATGAAAATTGTTATTTTTTTAATGATGTTCACGATCTAAATAAATTAAATGCTTTTTTAAAAAAATCACAAGATACTGCGTCGCATAAAAAGTTATTCATAGTTGGAGGTGGTCCATCCGGCATCGAGTTGGCATGCAAAATTAAAGATATATTTAAATATCAATTTGAAATTAATGTAATAGAAAAATCAAACGAAATCCTCAATAAAAACAAAATTTTTAATAGAGAACAAGCAGAGAAGGCATTAGAAAAAAGAAAAATCAATGTTCTTCTGAATTCTACTGTTAAAGAAGTCTCAGAAACTAAGATTAGTATTTCTAGTGAGGTTGGAATAACTTCCTTGGATAAAGATATCGTTATTTGGACTGCAGGTGTTAAACCTAATTTGTCTTACTTAGAAACTGATCAAATAACAAAAAAATTTGGACGAATTTTAGTAAATAATAATTTGCAAATAGAAAACCATAAAAACTGTTTTGCTATTGGTGATATTTCAATTATTGAGGGAATGGAGGATTTACCCATAACAGCTCAAGTTGCTATGCAGGAAGGAAATCATCTAGCTAAAAATCTAGAACTTTTAATTCAAGGAAAGGATCCTTTACCTTTTGAATTTCAGGACAATGGTGAAATGATTAGCTTAGGTACAGGTGAAGCTTCAATTTCTGGGCTTGGGGTTACTTTATCTGGCAAATTGGCTTTTGAGGCAAGAAGACTTATATATGCCTCCAAGTTGCCTGATATCACGGAAAGCTTAAAATCTGCATCTTCATGGATATTTCAAAAAAAATCTATTTTTCAAAAGTTTCAAAAAAGATAA